One Phocaeicola dorei genomic region harbors:
- the uvrA gene encoding excinuclease ABC subunit UvrA, protein MSESNYISIKGAKVNNLKNIDVNIPRNKLVVITGLSGSGKSSLAFDTLYAEGQRRYVESLSSYARQFLGRMSKPECDFIKGIPPAIAIEQKVNSRNPRSTVGTSTEIYEYLRLLYARVGKTYSPISGQLVKKHSIEDIVSCMLSFPKGTKYTVLTPMMPREGRTLRQQLEMDFKQGFTRVEVNREIVRIEDFLQQTAAEDKRQNIYLLVDRMTADDSKDSISRLTDSAETAMYEGDGNCLLRFYSADGSTQLFSFSTKFEADGIKFEEPNDQMFSFNSPLGACPECEGFGKVIGIDEHLVIPNRALSVYDGAVLCWRGEKMGEWLQEFIHEAPAHDFPIFAPYYELTQEQKDYLWHGPRNKACIDSFFRMLEENQYKIQYRVMLARYRGKTICPVCHGTRLKKEAGYVKVGGKSISQLVDLPIHDLKEFFRTLELDAHDTAIAKRILTEITNRINFLMDVGLGYLTLNRLSNSLSGGESQRINLATSLGSSLVGSLYILDEPSIGLHSRDTDRLIKVLRQLQELGNTVVVVEHDEEIIRAADYIIDIGPQAGRLGGQIVYQGSMNDLQRNSNSYTVRYLLGEENIEIPRCHRPWNNYIEIKGARENNLKGIDVKFPLNVMTVVTGVSGSGKSTLVRDVFYKALKREYSEASERPGEFISLEGDVQLVKDIEFVDQNPIGKSSRSNPVTYVKAYDEIRKLFAEQPLAKQMGYTAGYFSFNTEGGRCEECKGDGTVTVEMQFMADLVLECESCHGKRFKSDTLEVKFQDKNIYDILEMTVNQAIEFFTEYNQKKIVKKLTPLQEVGLGYIKLGQASSTLSGGENQRVKLAYFLSIEKAQPTIFVFDEPTTGLHFHDIKKLLEAFEALISRGHTIIIIEHNMDVIKCADHVIDLGPEGGNMGGNLVVAGTPEEVAACAASYTGQFLKEKLAMDSPD, encoded by the coding sequence AAGGTAAACAACCTCAAAAACATCGATGTCAACATACCACGCAATAAGCTGGTCGTTATCACGGGCCTATCCGGTTCCGGAAAATCATCATTGGCTTTTGATACATTATACGCTGAAGGTCAGCGACGCTATGTAGAAAGCCTATCATCATACGCCCGCCAATTTCTGGGCCGTATGAGCAAACCTGAGTGTGATTTCATTAAAGGTATACCACCCGCTATCGCCATAGAGCAAAAAGTGAACAGCCGCAATCCACGTTCCACCGTGGGGACTTCCACCGAAATATATGAGTATCTGCGACTACTCTATGCACGCGTGGGGAAGACTTATTCTCCCATTAGCGGGCAACTGGTGAAAAAGCATAGTATTGAAGATATTGTAAGCTGTATGCTCTCCTTTCCTAAAGGAACGAAATACACGGTTCTCACTCCTATGATGCCCCGTGAAGGCCGTACACTGCGTCAACAGCTAGAAATGGACTTTAAACAAGGATTCACCCGTGTAGAGGTTAACCGTGAAATAGTTCGTATAGAAGATTTTCTGCAACAAACAGCTGCCGAAGATAAAAGACAAAACATCTATCTGCTGGTAGATCGCATGACAGCCGATGATAGCAAAGACAGTATCAGTCGCCTCACCGATTCTGCCGAAACAGCCATGTACGAGGGAGACGGAAATTGCCTCCTCCGCTTCTACTCTGCTGACGGAAGTACGCAGCTATTCTCTTTCAGCACTAAATTCGAAGCCGACGGAATTAAATTCGAAGAACCGAATGACCAAATGTTTTCATTCAATTCCCCTCTCGGAGCTTGTCCCGAATGCGAAGGCTTCGGTAAAGTGATAGGTATAGATGAACATCTGGTGATTCCAAACCGTGCTCTAAGTGTATATGACGGAGCTGTCCTCTGCTGGCGCGGAGAAAAGATGGGGGAATGGTTACAAGAATTCATTCATGAAGCTCCCGCCCACGATTTTCCCATCTTTGCCCCTTATTATGAACTGACACAGGAACAAAAAGATTATTTATGGCATGGACCTAGAAATAAGGCCTGTATAGATTCTTTCTTCAGAATGCTGGAAGAAAATCAATATAAAATACAATATCGTGTGATGCTGGCACGATACCGGGGAAAAACTATTTGTCCTGTCTGCCATGGAACACGCTTGAAAAAAGAAGCCGGTTATGTAAAAGTAGGTGGAAAATCCATTTCTCAACTGGTTGACTTACCTATTCATGACTTAAAAGAATTCTTCCGCACTCTAGAACTAGATGCACATGATACAGCCATCGCCAAACGGATCTTAACGGAAATTACCAACCGCATCAACTTCCTCATGGATGTAGGTTTGGGATATCTTACACTGAACCGTCTCAGCAACTCACTCTCCGGCGGCGAAAGTCAGCGCATCAATCTGGCCACCTCATTAGGCAGCAGCTTGGTAGGCTCACTCTATATTCTAGACGAACCCAGTATCGGATTACACAGCCGTGACACTGACCGGCTGATAAAAGTACTTCGTCAGTTACAGGAACTGGGAAACACCGTAGTAGTGGTAGAACATGATGAAGAAATAATCCGTGCTGCCGATTATATCATTGATATCGGTCCTCAAGCAGGACGTTTAGGAGGACAGATAGTATATCAAGGCAGCATGAACGATCTTCAAAGAAACAGTAATAGTTATACGGTACGCTATTTGTTGGGAGAAGAAAACATAGAGATCCCCCGATGCCATCGTCCGTGGAACAATTATATAGAAATAAAAGGTGCACGTGAAAACAACCTTAAAGGCATTGACGTAAAATTTCCACTGAATGTAATGACGGTAGTTACGGGGGTCAGCGGTTCGGGAAAGAGTACGTTGGTACGTGATGTCTTTTACAAGGCATTGAAACGCGAATATAGTGAAGCTAGCGAACGGCCGGGTGAGTTCATCTCTTTGGAAGGGGATGTACAGCTAGTGAAAGATATTGAATTTGTAGACCAGAATCCTATCGGAAAATCATCACGCAGCAATCCGGTGACCTATGTAAAAGCATACGACGAAATACGCAAACTCTTTGCCGAACAGCCTCTTGCCAAACAAATGGGATATACTGCCGGATATTTCTCATTCAATACCGAAGGCGGTCGTTGTGAGGAATGTAAAGGTGACGGTACGGTAACCGTTGAAATGCAATTTATGGCAGATTTGGTATTAGAATGTGAATCTTGTCATGGAAAACGTTTCAAGAGCGACACACTGGAAGTAAAATTTCAAGATAAGAACATCTATGATATTCTGGAAATGACAGTGAATCAAGCTATCGAATTCTTCACCGAATACAATCAAAAAAAGATAGTGAAAAAACTAACCCCATTACAAGAAGTGGGATTGGGATATATAAAGTTGGGACAAGCCTCCTCCACTCTTTCCGGTGGCGAGAATCAACGCGTAAAACTAGCCTATTTTCTGAGCATAGAGAAAGCACAACCCACTATTTTTGTATTCGATGAACCAACCACAGGTCTGCATTTTCATGATATCAAGAAACTGCTGGAAGCATTTGAAGCCTTAATCAGCCGCGGACATACCATTATCATTATCGAGCATAATATGGATGTGATAAAATGTGCCGACCATGTGATTGACCTAGGGCCCGAAGGAGGAAATATGGGAGGAAATCTGGTAGTTGCGGGCACTCCGGAAGAGGTTGCAGCATGTGCGGCATCTTATACGGGACAGTTTTTGAAGGAAAAACTGGCGATGGATTCTCCTGATTGA